In a genomic window of Methanogenium sp. S4BF:
- a CDS encoding Gfo/Idh/MocA family oxidoreductase — MDVGVIGTGIMGRNHVRVYSELKAADSVWVYDLDTAVARSVAEQNNVNYAESMEELLRSVDAVSLCVPTPYHCNTAKEVLAAEVHMLVEKPICLTAAEGAELLESIPDGCVVGVGHIERFNPIIPEIKRIARDPLYVEINRHNPASARVTGSSVVEDLMIHDIDIVFNALFDSEYTVNACGSFDVCGALFDFGQTPVYLSASRKASKKIRLIRIEEEDFTIEGDFMSQEVYVYRKPEHYHQEAERYVQENITEKVMVGKVEPLRTELLTFIECARTGKAFPVTPEQGVENVRICEEITGAMRL; from the coding sequence ATGGATGTCGGTGTAATCGGAACGGGAATCATGGGCAGAAACCATGTCCGTGTCTATTCTGAGCTGAAGGCCGCAGACTCGGTCTGGGTGTATGATCTGGATACTGCGGTGGCACGCAGTGTGGCGGAACAGAATAATGTGAATTATGCGGAGTCGATGGAAGAGCTCCTCCGCTCAGTGGATGCGGTGAGCCTCTGTGTGCCGACGCCGTACCACTGCAATACGGCAAAGGAGGTGCTTGCAGCAGAGGTGCATATGCTGGTTGAAAAGCCGATATGCCTCACCGCAGCAGAAGGCGCCGAGCTTTTAGAGAGCATTCCGGACGGCTGTGTGGTGGGTGTCGGGCATATCGAACGGTTCAACCCGATTATCCCTGAAATTAAGCGTATCGCAAGAGACCCTCTCTACGTGGAAATAAACCGGCACAACCCGGCATCTGCCCGCGTGACGGGGTCATCGGTAGTAGAGGACCTGATGATCCACGACATCGACATCGTCTTCAATGCCCTCTTTGACAGTGAATACACGGTGAATGCCTGCGGGTCGTTTGATGTCTGCGGGGCCCTCTTTGATTTCGGCCAGACGCCGGTTTATCTCTCCGCCTCACGCAAGGCATCAAAGAAGATCAGGCTCATCCGGATTGAGGAGGAGGACTTCACCATCGAAGGCGACTTCATGAGCCAGGAGGTGTATGTCTACCGGAAGCCGGAGCATTACCATCAGGAGGCCGAACGCTATGTGCAGGAGAATATCACCGAGAAGGTGATGGTGGGCAAGGTCGAGCCTCTCCGGACCGAATTGCTGACCTTTATCGAGTGCGCACGGACGGGGAAGGCTTTCCCCGTCACCCCGGAGCAGGGTGTGGAGAATGTTCGCATATGTGAGGAAATTACCGGGGCGATGCGGCTATGA
- a CDS encoding glycosyltransferase family 4 protein yields MGDVRGFDCRNFVELLAEIMMSGISEPDGNTVDAGDFTNKRLLVITPNYPNEDGSYFGGVFVKNQVDALKQNFKEVIVITPVLFSAGRFPDDKLCHNYTYDNVRVFYPRSLYIPWPAYRKLNLSRIYFDTRASAVQTLIEKEMITFDLVHAHFVWPSAKIAQLLKKKYHVPCVVTAHGYDVYELPFRDQIWQRRVEIALNSIDRIITVSKKNQTCLEKIRITTPVTVIPNGFSDDLFYPRDRDECRKILGLPRDKKIILTVGNLVDVKGHRYLIEAMERLSKQRADMFCVIVGSGFLQSALEEQIEATRMEESVFLAGGKPHEEIPLWMNACDVFVLPSLMESFGIVQIEAMACGKPVVGTCNGGSEELILPDKNGLLCSPRDPECLAAAIANSLERDWDVSEITAFSSRYSWGNVVQEIREIYQNMNGL; encoded by the coding sequence ATGGGTGATGTGCGGGGATTCGATTGCAGAAATTTTGTGGAATTGTTGGCTGAGATTATGATGAGCGGAATATCAGAACCTGATGGAAATACAGTGGATGCCGGCGATTTCACCAATAAAAGGCTTCTTGTCATCACGCCGAATTATCCGAATGAGGATGGTTCATATTTCGGTGGTGTTTTTGTAAAAAATCAGGTTGATGCGCTGAAACAGAATTTTAAGGAGGTTATTGTCATCACTCCTGTTCTCTTCTCTGCGGGTCGTTTCCCGGATGACAAACTCTGCCATAATTACACCTACGACAATGTCCGTGTTTTTTATCCGCGTTCCTTGTATATCCCGTGGCCCGCTTACCGGAAGCTGAATCTTAGTCGTATTTATTTTGACACTCGTGCCTCTGCAGTTCAAACTCTGATAGAAAAGGAGATGATTACATTTGACCTTGTTCACGCCCACTTCGTTTGGCCTTCTGCCAAAATTGCGCAGTTACTGAAGAAGAAATATCATGTTCCCTGCGTTGTGACGGCACATGGCTATGATGTCTATGAACTCCCTTTCCGTGACCAGATCTGGCAACGACGTGTAGAAATTGCTCTCAATAGTATTGACCGAATCATTACGGTAAGCAAAAAAAACCAGACCTGTCTGGAGAAAATTCGCATCACCACCCCGGTTACTGTGATCCCAAACGGGTTCTCAGACGATCTCTTTTATCCACGGGACAGGGATGAGTGCAGGAAAATACTGGGTCTTCCCCGGGATAAAAAAATCATACTGACCGTTGGGAATCTTGTTGACGTGAAGGGGCACAGATATCTCATCGAAGCGATGGAGCGCCTGAGCAAACAGCGCGCTGATATGTTCTGTGTCATTGTTGGTTCAGGTTTTTTGCAGTCAGCACTGGAGGAGCAGATAGAAGCGACCCGTATGGAAGAGTCGGTATTTCTCGCGGGTGGTAAGCCGCACGAGGAGATCCCACTCTGGATGAATGCCTGTGATGTGTTTGTGTTGCCAAGTCTGATGGAGAGTTTTGGGATTGTACAGATAGAAGCGATGGCCTGCGGGAAACCTGTTGTAGGGACATGTAATGGGGGAAGTGAGGAGCTAATTTTGCCCGACAAAAATGGATTGTTATGTTCCCCACGCGATCCGGAATGTCTTGCTGCAGCAATTGCTAATTCTCTAGAAAGGGATTGGGATGTTTCTGAAATTACTGCGTTTTCATCACGGTATTCATGGGGAAATGTTGTACAGGAGATTCGGGAAATTTATCAGAATATGAATGGATTATAA
- a CDS encoding DegT/DnrJ/EryC1/StrS family aminotransferase has product MIPVAKPAVGEDEIEAVAAVMRTGMLATGPEVALFEEEFAGYCGVDSAVGMNSGTAALHAVLLALGIGPGDEVIVPAFTFIATATSVSMCGAKPVMADVDEDCYTIDPEEVTEHLNAKTKAVIGVHLFGQPFAVEPVAEICADAGVHLVEDCAQAHGAMYKGKKVGGFGAAGCFSFYPTKNMTTGEGGLVTTNDIALADRCRRIANHGQSDKYLHTELGYNYRMTSIGAAIGRVQLRKLDAMNRKRQANAAYYTKHLDAFGLKTPVIRTGCTHVFHQYVTEVTDAFPTDRETLMAFLREKDIGSAVHYPMPVHRQPLYAGDPNVRCPVSDDASGRVLSLPVHPGVTEEQCAYIVETINGAEW; this is encoded by the coding sequence ATGATTCCGGTCGCAAAACCCGCAGTGGGTGAGGATGAGATCGAGGCCGTTGCCGCGGTGATGCGCACCGGCATGCTTGCGACGGGGCCTGAGGTGGCGCTGTTTGAAGAGGAGTTTGCCGGATACTGCGGGGTGGATTCTGCGGTCGGCATGAACTCCGGGACGGCGGCACTGCATGCGGTCCTGCTGGCCCTTGGCATCGGGCCCGGCGATGAGGTTATTGTCCCTGCCTTCACCTTCATTGCAACTGCGACGAGTGTGAGCATGTGCGGAGCAAAACCGGTGATGGCCGACGTGGACGAAGACTGCTACACCATCGACCCCGAAGAGGTCACCGAGCACCTGAATGCAAAGACAAAGGCGGTAATCGGTGTTCATCTCTTTGGCCAGCCGTTTGCGGTGGAACCGGTTGCTGAGATCTGTGCAGATGCCGGTGTCCACCTGGTGGAGGACTGCGCCCAGGCGCACGGAGCGATGTATAAGGGAAAGAAGGTCGGCGGGTTCGGTGCTGCCGGGTGCTTCTCGTTCTACCCGACCAAGAATATGACGACCGGAGAAGGCGGGCTGGTGACCACGAATGACATTGCTCTTGCAGACCGGTGCCGGAGGATTGCAAACCACGGCCAGAGTGACAAGTACCTTCACACCGAACTGGGCTATAACTACCGGATGACCTCCATCGGTGCTGCCATCGGCCGGGTGCAGCTCAGAAAGCTGGATGCAATGAACCGTAAAAGGCAGGCGAACGCCGCGTATTATACGAAGCATCTGGATGCGTTCGGGCTGAAGACGCCTGTCATCCGCACCGGGTGCACGCATGTCTTCCATCAGTATGTAACCGAGGTGACAGATGCCTTCCCCACCGATCGTGAGACGCTGATGGCCTTCCTGCGGGAGAAGGACATAGGCTCTGCCGTGCACTACCCGATGCCGGTGCACCGCCAGCCGCTCTATGCAGGTGATCCAAATGTGCGGTGTCCCGTTTCAGATGATGCATCCGGACGGGTGCTGAGCCTGCCGGTGCATCCGGGCGTGACTGAAGAGCAGTGTGCCTATATTGTTGAGACAATAAACGGGGCGGAGTGGTAA
- a CDS encoding acetate--CoA ligase family protein, protein MTEAPRFLSETESYALLREYGIPVPRYAVVCSAEEAVAAAESVGYPCVAKVISPAITHKSDAGGVQTNINTAEELTAAIAGIRTNIRERAPDASITGFVIEEQAPAGLELYIGGKRDPAFGPVITFGTGGTLVELEHDITMRVAPVSQEEAAGMIHSIRHYPQIAGYRGTAPLDEAALNDVIQKASTLLISRPEVAELDINPLILTEDGLCAVDARVLIRPPAPTQTASHPPLPDDLFRVSRIALVGASANPEKIGYAVLRNLLSFHGTVYPVNPKGGEIFGKTVYHTLADVPERPDAVIITVPNTIVPQVMREAGIRGIPLAVIITSGFREAGTEGAILEQEVEAIAQEYGIRYTGPNCLGLQVPRLSLNATFDPKSPKTGHTAFISQSGAIITTLVDWSLSRDIGFSAVYSVGNQTNIDFVDYIRLAAADDYTRTIVLYIEEIRDGRRFFEEAAKVTSKKPVIAIKAGRSAVGQKAAASHTGSLAGSYAVYEAAFRQAGIITAQNLSNAFSLAMLLGSEGYPKGKRGVVISSAGGFCVLASDYAEQHGIRMVPLSDTLLAEMNSFMPEGWSRQNPVDMVGDAGVHRFALSFDALIRHQDEWDIAFVISVPTAIIDPVHLATEMARFSRHTDKMVVGCLLGGESMTAGVRVLREAGIPNFEELEDAFRAAGAAVRREEELNSEKNALR, encoded by the coding sequence ATGACTGAGGCCCCCCGCTTCCTGAGCGAGACTGAGAGCTATGCACTTCTGAGAGAGTACGGCATTCCCGTTCCCCGGTACGCGGTCGTCTGTTCCGCAGAAGAGGCAGTCGCGGCAGCAGAGAGCGTCGGCTATCCCTGTGTGGCGAAGGTCATCTCCCCCGCCATCACGCACAAGTCAGATGCCGGCGGGGTGCAGACGAATATCAATACCGCTGAAGAGCTGACCGCAGCGATTGCCGGCATCCGGACAAATATCCGCGAACGGGCACCGGATGCATCAATCACCGGTTTTGTCATTGAAGAGCAGGCACCGGCGGGCCTCGAACTCTATATCGGCGGGAAACGAGACCCGGCATTCGGACCGGTCATAACCTTCGGCACCGGGGGCACCCTCGTCGAACTGGAGCACGACATCACCATGCGGGTCGCGCCCGTCTCACAGGAGGAGGCGGCAGGGATGATCCACTCCATCCGCCACTACCCGCAGATTGCAGGCTACCGCGGCACCGCCCCCCTTGATGAGGCGGCGCTCAACGATGTTATCCAAAAGGCATCGACCCTCCTCATCAGCCGTCCGGAGGTGGCAGAACTTGACATCAACCCCCTTATTCTCACCGAAGACGGCCTCTGTGCGGTGGACGCCCGGGTCCTCATCCGGCCGCCCGCCCCCACTCAGACCGCATCCCACCCCCCGCTCCCGGATGATCTCTTTCGGGTCTCACGTATCGCGCTGGTCGGCGCCTCGGCAAACCCTGAGAAAATAGGCTACGCGGTCCTCAGGAACCTGCTCTCATTCCACGGCACCGTCTACCCGGTGAATCCGAAAGGCGGCGAAATCTTCGGCAAGACCGTCTACCACACGCTTGCAGACGTTCCCGAACGGCCGGACGCAGTCATCATCACCGTCCCCAACACCATCGTCCCGCAGGTGATGCGTGAGGCAGGCATTCGCGGCATCCCGCTTGCCGTGATCATCACCTCCGGCTTCCGGGAGGCAGGAACAGAGGGGGCCATCCTCGAACAGGAGGTCGAGGCGATTGCACAGGAATACGGCATCCGCTATACCGGCCCCAACTGCCTCGGCCTGCAGGTGCCCCGCCTCTCCCTGAATGCCACCTTTGACCCAAAATCACCCAAAACCGGCCATACTGCATTCATCTCACAGAGCGGCGCAATTATCACGACCCTTGTTGACTGGAGCCTGTCGCGTGACATCGGGTTTTCGGCCGTATACTCGGTCGGCAACCAGACCAATATCGACTTCGTCGACTACATCCGGCTTGCGGCAGCAGACGACTACACCCGCACCATCGTCCTCTACATCGAAGAGATCCGCGACGGCAGGCGTTTCTTTGAAGAGGCAGCGAAGGTTACCTCAAAAAAACCGGTCATCGCCATCAAGGCGGGCCGGTCTGCCGTGGGCCAGAAGGCGGCGGCCTCCCACACCGGCTCCCTTGCGGGGAGTTATGCGGTCTACGAAGCCGCCTTCCGGCAGGCAGGCATTATCACCGCACAGAACCTCTCGAATGCCTTCAGCCTCGCGATGCTCCTTGGTTCAGAAGGGTATCCGAAAGGAAAACGGGGAGTGGTCATCTCCAGTGCCGGCGGATTCTGCGTTCTCGCATCGGATTATGCAGAGCAGCATGGCATCCGGATGGTTCCCCTCTCAGACACCCTGCTCGCAGAGATGAACTCCTTCATGCCGGAAGGATGGAGCCGACAGAACCCCGTTGATATGGTCGGGGACGCCGGAGTTCACCGCTTCGCGCTCTCATTCGACGCCCTCATCCGCCATCAGGATGAATGGGACATCGCTTTTGTGATATCGGTGCCGACCGCAATCATCGACCCCGTCCACCTTGCAACCGAGATGGCACGGTTCTCCCGCCACACCGACAAGATGGTCGTCGGATGCCTGCTTGGGGGGGAGAGCATGACAGCAGGCGTGCGAGTCCTCCGGGAGGCCGGCATCCCGAACTTTGAGGAGCTCGAAGATGCCTTCCGGGCTGCAGGTGCTGCCGTGCGGCGGGAAGAGGAGCTGAATTCAGAGAAAAATGCTCTTCGCTGA
- a CDS encoding N-acetyltransferase produces MIIYGKNVVGKNVVIADGVVLGFPSREYLGKEEFPGTTIGANGVIRSGTILYADVVVGNNFSTGHNVMIREKTTIGDGVSVGTNTIIEGNTIIGNNVSLQSLVYIPTGVVIEDDVFIGPNAVLTNDPYPPHGGDNLKGPVIRKGASIGANATILPGVVIGEGALVAAGAVVTHDVPPRMLAVGTPARLRDLPAGARQ; encoded by the coding sequence ATCATAATATACGGAAAAAATGTGGTCGGAAAAAATGTCGTAATCGCAGACGGGGTCGTGCTTGGCTTTCCGTCACGTGAGTATTTGGGGAAAGAGGAGTTTCCGGGGACGACCATCGGTGCGAACGGGGTTATCCGGTCGGGGACGATTCTGTATGCCGATGTGGTGGTCGGGAACAACTTCTCAACCGGACACAACGTGATGATCCGGGAGAAGACAACCATTGGTGATGGCGTCTCCGTCGGGACGAACACCATCATCGAGGGAAATACCATTATCGGGAACAATGTGAGTCTCCAGAGCCTTGTCTACATCCCGACCGGGGTCGTCATCGAAGATGACGTCTTTATCGGCCCGAATGCGGTGCTCACCAATGACCCTTACCCGCCGCATGGCGGGGATAACCTGAAGGGGCCGGTGATTCGGAAAGGTGCCTCCATCGGTGCGAACGCCACGATTCTTCCGGGTGTCGTGATCGGCGAGGGAGCCCTTGTCGCAGCGGGTGCGGTAGTGACGCACGATGTGCCGCCCCGGATGCTTGCCGTCGGGACACCGGCACGGCTGCGTGACCTGCCCGCGGGGGCCCGGCAATGA
- a CDS encoding NAD-dependent epimerase/dehydratase family protein: MRYVVTGGAGFIGSHLAEALAQEGHTVVIVDDFSTGKQENLRWAKDLDQVTVCDGSITDLSFVRQACAGADGVFHEAAIASVPKSVADPVGSNAVNVDGTLNVLVAARDAGVRKVVLASSAANYGDNPNLPLKETEPPRPQSPYAAQKLMDEYYACLFTDLYGLETACLRYFNVYGPRQDPSSPYSGVISIFINRIGAGEPITIYGDGTQTRDFIYVGDVVRANMRVMAFEYCGILNVAGGQETSLNELAAVIMESTGNSCDITYDAPREGDIHRSLADTARLEATIGKIAACSLRDGLSETIAWSRGTAE, from the coding sequence ATGCGGTATGTTGTCACCGGCGGGGCCGGCTTTATTGGCTCCCATCTGGCAGAGGCGCTGGCACAGGAAGGCCATACAGTTGTGATTGTGGATGACTTCTCCACCGGGAAGCAGGAGAATCTCCGGTGGGCAAAGGACCTTGATCAGGTGACGGTCTGTGACGGCAGCATCACGGATCTCTCCTTTGTGCGGCAGGCATGTGCCGGTGCAGATGGTGTCTTTCACGAGGCAGCCATCGCTTCGGTGCCGAAGTCGGTGGCCGATCCGGTAGGGTCAAATGCGGTCAATGTGGACGGCACCCTGAATGTGCTTGTTGCCGCACGGGATGCGGGCGTCCGGAAGGTGGTGCTCGCCTCGTCTGCCGCAAATTATGGTGACAACCCGAATCTCCCCCTGAAAGAAACAGAACCGCCCCGGCCGCAGTCCCCGTATGCAGCACAGAAGCTGATGGACGAATATTATGCATGCCTCTTCACTGATCTCTACGGGCTGGAGACGGCCTGTCTGCGTTACTTCAATGTCTACGGTCCGCGGCAGGATCCCTCATCGCCGTATTCCGGCGTGATATCAATCTTTATTAACCGTATCGGTGCCGGAGAGCCCATCACAATCTATGGCGACGGAACGCAGACGCGGGACTTCATCTATGTGGGTGATGTGGTCCGGGCGAATATGCGGGTGATGGCATTTGAGTATTGCGGTATCCTGAATGTTGCCGGGGGGCAGGAGACATCCCTGAACGAACTTGCGGCAGTGATTATGGAGTCCACAGGGAACTCCTGTGATATTACGTATGACGCGCCACGGGAGGGGGACATCCACCGCTCCCTTGCGGATACGGCAAGGCTTGAGGCGACCATCGGGAAGATTGCTGCATGCAGCCTCAGAGACGGCCTTTCAGAAACGATTGCGTGGTCCCGCGGCACCGCAGAATGA
- a CDS encoding metallophosphoesterase family protein yields MHQKSPEHAIVCPLFAEWKLTDAAREFGATLGIPDITPATRIPLHPSLTGDPTAHRTDTRYLPFTITGWHRTRRGCRFVFGINAETAYHPATGTPSSPPIPQTPVHLPVTPPEGYFTTLRRMHRHGLPLTQSESLIAGALAAVFDRRPAQKKHRCRPLLLTTDATRIALPEGEIYDLPLGRRLSPEEAASEGVLRQSHTAYRIARGYECTETCHSAAPETFLTADLHLGHRNAISYYCRPFLPDDTAAMDRILTANWNHTVSPNDRVIFAGDFTYKADRETTAGYRSRLNGSVTWIEGNHDTCLEGTGPSHTFTADGREFLVIHNPKHAPAGYRGWVIHGHTHNARLGKYPFISFTTKTVNISTDVTGYRPVPLTEVLALINAGEATGRTAPILTREIPAATDITPVAPSS; encoded by the coding sequence ATGCACCAAAAATCCCCAGAACACGCCATTGTCTGCCCGCTCTTTGCCGAGTGGAAACTCACGGACGCGGCCCGTGAATTCGGTGCAACGCTGGGCATCCCGGACATCACCCCCGCCACACGGATACCCCTGCACCCCTCTCTCACCGGTGACCCCACAGCACACCGGACGGACACCCGGTACCTCCCTTTCACCATCACCGGATGGCACCGCACCCGCCGGGGCTGCCGGTTCGTCTTCGGGATAAACGCCGAAACAGCATATCACCCGGCCACAGGCACTCCGTCTTCTCCGCCCATACCACAGACCCCGGTGCACCTTCCCGTCACCCCACCCGAAGGATATTTCACCACCCTTCGGAGAATGCACCGGCACGGCCTTCCCCTCACACAATCCGAATCCCTCATTGCAGGGGCTCTCGCAGCAGTCTTCGACAGACGGCCGGCACAGAAAAAACACCGCTGCCGCCCGCTTCTCCTCACCACCGATGCAACCCGTATCGCTCTCCCTGAGGGAGAGATATATGACCTCCCGCTCGGCCGCCGTCTCAGTCCGGAAGAGGCCGCCTCAGAAGGGGTTCTCAGGCAGTCCCACACCGCGTACCGGATAGCCCGTGGCTATGAATGCACCGAAACCTGCCACTCCGCAGCACCGGAGACCTTCCTGACAGCAGACCTCCACCTCGGGCACAGGAATGCCATCAGCTATTACTGCCGGCCGTTCCTCCCGGACGACACCGCTGCGATGGACCGCATCCTCACCGCCAACTGGAACCATACCGTCAGCCCGAACGACCGGGTCATCTTCGCAGGCGACTTCACCTACAAGGCAGACCGGGAGACGACAGCGGGATACCGGTCACGGCTCAACGGCAGCGTCACCTGGATAGAGGGAAACCATGACACCTGCCTCGAAGGCACCGGTCCGTCCCACACGTTCACTGCAGACGGCAGGGAGTTTCTCGTGATCCACAACCCGAAACATGCCCCTGCCGGATACCGGGGCTGGGTGATACACGGCCACACGCACAACGCCCGCCTCGGGAAATATCCTTTCATCAGTTTCACCACCAAAACCGTCAACATCTCAACCGATGTCACCGGTTACCGCCCCGTTCCCCTGACAGAAGTGCTCGCCCTCATCAACGCAGGAGAGGCAACGGGCCGTACCGCACCCATTCTCACCCGGGAAATCCCGGCCGCAACAGATATCACGCCTGTGGCTCCATCCTCATAG
- a CDS encoding nucleotide sugar dehydrogenase produces the protein MSEKLQQLFRERGPIRTIGVIGMGYVGIPAAMLFADAPEFIQVYGFQRDSSSSGYKITMLNAGESPLKGEEPGLEDLIAKVVSENKFVCTADFSKIAECDAVTLAIQTPFKNPKDLIPDFTPLTDGIRNVGRYLTPGTLVVLESTITPGTTTGMARAILEEESGLVAGEDFGLAHAPERVMVGRLLQNIREHDRIVGGIDEVCTRRACELYGPVLTKAKLIPMSATAAEVTKTAENTFRDLQIAAVNELALYCEAMGINVYDVRTGVDSLKGEGITRAILWPGAGVGGHCLTKDTYHLERGVSVVAAEPLDYPEGRESLFVLARGINDFMPAHMLTLTKDALARVGKDIRGAQIALLGWAFLNDSDDARNTPAEPFYQAAVAAGAGVRIHDPWVDPETAPDVPEGANITRDLDAVLQGADAVVIFAGHKEYRTLVPAEVKAHCGCSHPVLVDGRNVAEPDAWIAEGFVYKGIGRGDKNRHVIDG, from the coding sequence ATGAGTGAGAAGCTGCAGCAGCTCTTCCGGGAGCGCGGGCCCATCAGGACCATCGGTGTCATCGGCATGGGGTATGTGGGGATTCCTGCAGCCATGCTCTTTGCGGATGCACCGGAATTCATTCAGGTGTACGGCTTCCAGCGCGACTCGTCGAGTTCGGGGTATAAGATTACGATGCTGAATGCAGGAGAAAGCCCCCTGAAAGGCGAGGAGCCGGGCCTTGAGGACCTGATTGCAAAGGTCGTTTCCGAAAACAAGTTTGTGTGCACCGCAGACTTCTCGAAGATTGCAGAATGCGACGCGGTGACGCTTGCCATCCAGACACCGTTTAAGAATCCCAAAGACCTGATTCCTGATTTCACCCCGCTCACCGACGGCATCCGGAATGTGGGCCGTTATCTGACCCCCGGCACGCTGGTGGTGCTGGAGTCCACCATTACCCCCGGCACCACGACGGGGATGGCCCGCGCAATTCTGGAGGAGGAGTCGGGGCTCGTCGCAGGTGAGGACTTCGGCCTCGCCCATGCCCCGGAGCGCGTGATGGTCGGAAGGCTTTTGCAGAATATCCGGGAGCATGACCGCATTGTCGGTGGGATTGATGAGGTATGTACCCGGCGCGCCTGTGAACTCTACGGGCCGGTTTTAACGAAGGCTAAGCTCATCCCGATGAGTGCGACCGCAGCAGAGGTGACGAAGACGGCGGAGAACACCTTCCGTGACCTCCAGATTGCTGCGGTGAACGAGCTTGCGCTTTATTGTGAGGCAATGGGCATCAATGTCTATGATGTCCGGACGGGTGTTGACTCCCTGAAGGGCGAGGGGATCACCCGGGCCATCCTCTGGCCCGGTGCGGGCGTCGGCGGTCACTGTCTCACAAAAGATACCTATCATCTCGAGCGGGGTGTCTCGGTCGTGGCAGCAGAACCGCTTGATTACCCCGAGGGGCGGGAGTCGCTCTTTGTGCTGGCCCGCGGGATTAATGATTTTATGCCTGCGCATATGCTGACCCTGACAAAGGATGCGCTGGCCCGCGTGGGGAAGGATATCCGCGGCGCACAGATTGCGCTTTTGGGCTGGGCGTTTCTCAATGACTCGGACGATGCCCGGAACACACCAGCTGAACCGTTCTATCAGGCGGCCGTTGCGGCAGGTGCCGGGGTTCGCATCCACGACCCGTGGGTTGACCCGGAGACGGCACCGGATGTGCCGGAGGGTGCGAACATCACCCGTGACCTTGATGCGGTCCTGCAGGGAGCCGATGCGGTTGTCATATTTGCGGGTCATAAGGAATACCGGACCCTGGTCCCGGCAGAAGTGAAGGCACACTGCGGATGCAGCCACCCGGTGCTGGTGGACGGACGGAATGTTGCGGAGCCGGATGCATGGATTGCGGAAGGGTTTGTGTATAAGGGGATTGGGAGAGGGGATAAGAATCGGCATGTGATTGATGGGTGA